From the genome of Variovorax sp. RA8, one region includes:
- the metW gene encoding methionine biosynthesis protein MetW: protein MSDMDTQRVIARLVPEGSRVLDLGCGDGALLDLLQRERGCSGYGVEIADGNVLQCIRHGVDVIQLNLDEGLAMFDDASFDVVLQIDTLQHLRNAEVMLRETARVGRIGIVAFPNFAHWPNRISILRGRMPVTRRLPYQWYDTPNIRVGTFKDFEVLARRNHLRMLDAFGLQEGAEVRWLPNARAATAVFKFERER from the coding sequence ATGAGCGACATGGACACCCAGCGCGTGATCGCACGGCTCGTGCCCGAAGGCTCCCGCGTGCTCGACCTCGGCTGCGGCGACGGCGCCTTGCTCGACCTGCTGCAGCGCGAGCGCGGCTGCAGCGGCTATGGCGTCGAGATCGCGGACGGCAATGTGCTGCAATGCATCCGCCACGGCGTCGATGTGATCCAGCTCAACCTCGACGAAGGCCTTGCGATGTTCGACGACGCTTCCTTCGACGTCGTGCTGCAGATCGACACGCTGCAGCATCTTCGCAACGCCGAGGTGATGCTGCGCGAGACGGCGCGCGTGGGCCGCATCGGCATCGTTGCCTTTCCCAACTTCGCGCACTGGCCCAACCGCATCAGCATCTTGCGTGGCCGCATGCCGGTGACGCGGCGCCTGCCTTACCAGTGGTACGACACGCCCAACATCCGTGTCGGCACCTTCAAGGACTTCGAAGTACTCGCGCGCAGAAACCACCTGCGCATGCTCGACGCCTTCGGCCTGCAGGAAGGCGCCGAGGTGCGCTGGCTGCCGAACGCGCGTGCCGCGACGGCGGTCTTCAAGTTCGAGCGCGAGCGCTGA
- the lptC gene encoding LPS export ABC transporter periplasmic protein LptC: MRAKAAWNLLRDTFDRVTIYLPIILTAMLALGTYWLVRNAPKLLEPVPKEAPRHEPDYFMRDFVIKNFLPSGELRSELFGTEGRHYPDTDTMEVDQVRVRSVSPEGLTTRATANRGLSNADGSEIQLFGNAIVVREAATTADGKPVPRLEFRGEFLHAFLDTERVKSHKPVTLIRGSDRFTADSMDYDNLTGVANLRGRVRGLLMPSTPGAKR; the protein is encoded by the coding sequence ATGAGGGCGAAGGCGGCCTGGAACCTGCTGCGCGACACCTTCGACAGGGTGACGATCTACCTGCCGATCATCCTGACGGCCATGCTCGCGCTGGGCACCTACTGGCTGGTGCGCAACGCGCCGAAGCTGCTCGAGCCCGTGCCCAAGGAGGCGCCGAGGCACGAGCCCGACTATTTCATGCGCGACTTCGTGATCAAGAACTTCCTGCCCAGCGGCGAGCTGCGCAGCGAGCTGTTCGGCACCGAGGGCCGGCACTACCCTGACACGGACACGATGGAGGTCGACCAGGTGCGCGTGCGCTCCGTGTCGCCCGAGGGCCTGACCACGCGCGCCACTGCCAATCGGGGGCTGTCGAATGCCGATGGCAGCGAGATCCAGCTCTTCGGCAACGCGATCGTGGTGCGGGAAGCCGCCACCACGGCGGACGGCAAGCCCGTGCCCCGGCTGGAGTTCCGCGGCGAATTCCTGCACGCCTTCCTCGACACCGAGCGGGTCAAGTCGCACAAGCCGGTCACGCTGATCCGCGGCTCCGACCGGTTCACCGCCGACTCGATGGACTACGACAACCTCACGGGGGTCGCAAACCTTCGGGGCCGCGTGCGTGGCCTGCTCATGCCTTCCACGCCTGGGGCCAAGCGTTGA
- the metX gene encoding homoserine O-succinyltransferase MetX: MSLVVSPQSMSFPGPLPLSSGASIADYSLAYETYGTLNAKRNNAVLVCHALNASHHVAGVYAGQDRSEGWWDNMIGPGKPVDTDRFFVIGVNNLGSCFGSTGPMHVDPATGRIYGADFPVVTVEDWVRAQALLLDALGIDTLAAVMGGSLGGMQALSWTLQYPGRVRHAVVIASAPSLTAQNIAFNEVARRAIVTDPDFNGGHFYEHGVIPKRGLRIARMIGHITYQSDDLMNEKFGRALRSAVEGEVAGTDFLYSTQEVEFQIESYLRYNGDKFSEYFDANTYLLITRALDYFDPARAHGGDLRAALAPATARFLLVSFTTDWRFAPARSREIVKALLDNRRSVSYAEIDAPHGHDAFLLDDVRYLSVVRSYFERIAKEDLST, encoded by the coding sequence ATGTCCTTGGTCGTTTCTCCGCAATCCATGTCTTTCCCGGGCCCGCTGCCGCTCAGCAGCGGAGCGAGCATCGCCGACTACAGCCTGGCCTACGAAACCTACGGCACGCTCAACGCAAAACGCAACAACGCGGTCCTGGTGTGCCATGCGCTGAACGCCTCGCACCACGTCGCGGGGGTGTATGCGGGGCAGGACAGGTCCGAGGGCTGGTGGGACAACATGATCGGCCCGGGCAAGCCGGTGGACACCGATCGCTTCTTCGTGATCGGCGTCAACAACCTCGGCTCCTGTTTCGGCTCCACCGGCCCGATGCACGTCGATCCCGCGACCGGGCGCATCTACGGTGCCGATTTCCCCGTGGTGACTGTCGAGGACTGGGTGCGCGCGCAGGCCCTCCTGCTCGACGCGCTCGGCATCGATACGTTGGCCGCGGTGATGGGCGGCAGCCTGGGCGGCATGCAGGCGCTGTCGTGGACGCTGCAGTACCCTGGGCGCGTGCGCCATGCGGTCGTGATCGCCAGTGCGCCCAGCCTGACTGCGCAGAACATCGCCTTCAACGAGGTCGCCCGCCGCGCCATCGTGACCGACCCCGACTTCAACGGTGGCCATTTCTACGAGCACGGCGTCATCCCCAAGCGCGGCCTGCGCATCGCCCGCATGATCGGCCACATCACGTACCAGAGCGACGACCTGATGAACGAGAAGTTCGGCCGCGCGCTGCGTAGTGCCGTCGAGGGCGAGGTGGCCGGTACGGACTTCCTCTACTCCACCCAGGAGGTCGAGTTCCAGATCGAAAGCTACCTGCGCTACAACGGCGACAAGTTCAGCGAGTACTTCGACGCCAACACCTACCTGCTGATCACGCGCGCCCTCGACTACTTCGATCCCGCCCGCGCGCATGGCGGCGACCTGCGTGCCGCGCTGGCGCCCGCCACCGCCCGCTTCCTGCTCGTGAGCTTCACGACCGATTGGCGCTTCGCGCCCGCGCGCAGCCGCGAGATCGTGAAGGCCCTGCTCGACAACCGCCGCAGCGTGAGCTACGCGGAGATCGATGCCCCGCACGGGCACGACGCCTTCCTGCTCGACGACGTTCGTTACCTGAGCGTCGTGCGCTCCTACTTCGAACGCATCGCCAAGGAGGATCTGTCGACATGA
- a CDS encoding TMEM165/GDT1 family protein, producing MEAFLVATGVVALAEMGDKTQLLSLVLAARFRRPWPIVLGIFAATVVNHALAGAVGNWVTHTLGADLLRWILGGSFIAMALWMLIPDKLDDDELPKASRFGVFGTTLIAFFLAEMGDKTQIATVMLAARYVDAYAWVVLGTTLGMMLANAPVVWLGERIVKRVPIKLVHGVSAALFLLLGVGALIGWG from the coding sequence ATGGAAGCTTTTCTCGTCGCGACCGGCGTGGTCGCGCTCGCCGAAATGGGCGACAAAACCCAGTTGCTCTCCCTTGTGCTCGCCGCGCGCTTTCGCCGGCCGTGGCCGATCGTGCTGGGCATCTTTGCCGCCACGGTCGTCAACCACGCGCTCGCCGGCGCGGTGGGCAACTGGGTCACCCATACGCTGGGGGCCGATTTGCTGCGCTGGATCCTGGGAGGCTCCTTCATCGCGATGGCACTGTGGATGCTGATTCCCGACAAGCTCGATGACGACGAGCTGCCGAAGGCATCGCGCTTCGGCGTCTTCGGCACCACGCTGATCGCCTTCTTTCTTGCAGAGATGGGCGACAAGACGCAGATCGCCACCGTCATGCTTGCCGCGCGCTATGTAGACGCCTATGCCTGGGTCGTACTCGGCACCACCCTGGGCATGATGCTGGCCAACGCACCGGTGGTCTGGTTGGGCGAACGCATCGTGAAGCGCGTGCCCATCAAGCTGGTGCACGGCGTCTCCGCGGCGCTGTTCCTCCTCCTCGGCGTGGGCGCGTTGATCGGCTGGGGTTGA
- a CDS encoding RNA recognition motif domain-containing protein, which translates to MGNKLYVGNLPYSARDGDLEHAFSQFGTVTSAKVMMERDSSPPRSKGFGFVEMGSDAEAQAAIKGMNGQDMGGRSVVVNEARPMEARPPRSGGYGGGGGYGGGGGGGGGYGGGGGGRSGGGGYGGGGGGRSGGGYGGGGGGGDGGFRSPYGAGPRGGGRGGYGGGGGGGNSGY; encoded by the coding sequence ATGGGCAACAAACTGTACGTCGGCAACCTGCCCTATTCGGCACGCGACGGTGATCTGGAGCACGCCTTCAGCCAGTTCGGCACGGTGACCAGCGCCAAGGTCATGATGGAGCGCGACTCCAGCCCGCCTCGTTCCAAGGGTTTCGGCTTTGTTGAAATGGGCAGCGACGCGGAAGCGCAAGCGGCCATCAAGGGCATGAACGGCCAGGACATGGGCGGCCGCAGCGTCGTCGTCAACGAGGCGCGTCCCATGGAAGCGCGCCCGCCGCGCAGTGGCGGCTACGGTGGTGGCGGCGGCTATGGCGGTGGCGGTGGTGGTGGTGGCGGCTACGGTGGTGGCGGCGGTGGCCGCAGCGGCGGTGGCGGCTATGGTGGCGGCGGCGGCGGCCGCAGTGGCGGCGGCTACGGTGGTGGTGGCGGTGGTGGCGATGGCGGTTTCCGCAGCCCCTACGGCGCTGGCCCGCGCGGCGGCGGTCGCGGCGGCTATGGTGGCGGTGGCGGCGGCGGCAACAGCGGCTACTGA
- a CDS encoding SDR family oxidoreductase produces MKPLAFITGASSGIGQALAARFHEAGYRLALVARRAAEIEAWAASRGIGAGDIEVYGADVAQIDSIVAAGAACLGRQGVPDVVIANAGISVGIDTEDRRDLDVLAETLAVNNVGLAATFHPFVAAMRARGSGRLVGIASVAAIRGLPGHGAYCASKAGVVAYCESLRGELRASGVKVVTLLPGYVDTPLTRGNRYGMPFLLQPEAFADRAFRAIEAGASYRVIPWQMGVVAKLMRLLPNGLFDLAVQGRGRKRRRND; encoded by the coding sequence TTGAAGCCGCTGGCCTTCATCACCGGAGCGTCGAGCGGAATCGGCCAGGCGCTGGCGGCGCGCTTCCACGAGGCAGGCTACAGGCTGGCGCTGGTAGCGCGGCGGGCCGCCGAGATCGAGGCCTGGGCCGCCTCGCGCGGCATCGGCGCGGGCGATATCGAGGTCTACGGCGCCGACGTGGCGCAGATCGACAGCATCGTGGCGGCCGGTGCCGCCTGTCTCGGGCGCCAGGGCGTGCCCGATGTGGTGATCGCGAATGCTGGCATCAGCGTCGGCATCGATACCGAAGACCGCCGCGACCTCGATGTGTTGGCCGAAACGCTGGCCGTCAACAACGTCGGCTTGGCCGCCACCTTCCATCCTTTCGTCGCGGCCATGCGTGCGCGCGGCAGCGGCCGCCTGGTGGGCATCGCAAGCGTTGCGGCCATCCGGGGCCTGCCCGGCCATGGGGCCTACTGTGCCAGCAAGGCGGGCGTGGTGGCCTATTGCGAGAGCCTGCGCGGCGAGCTGCGCGCCAGTGGCGTCAAGGTGGTGACGCTGCTGCCCGGCTACGTTGATACGCCGCTCACCCGGGGCAACCGCTACGGCATGCCTTTCCTGCTGCAGCCCGAGGCGTTTGCCGATCGCGCCTTCCGCGCGATCGAGGCGGGCGCCAGCTACCGTGTGATTCCGTGGCAGATGGGCGTGGTGGCCAAGCTCATGCGGCTGTTGCCCAACGGCCTGTTCGATCTCGCCGTCCAGGGCCGCGGGCGGAAGAGGCGGCGCAACGATTGA
- a CDS encoding IMPACT family protein, which produces MRFTLAAPSHSELLTRKSRFIGCVQPVADRAAAQAVVGALRSAHPGAAHVCWALMAGGQSAANDDGEPGGTAGRPMLEVLRHHDLEGVLASVVRYFGGVKLGAGGLVRAYTDSIAQALAGATLVPLVKQRHLQCAVPYAFEGLVRREMATAGATLREVRHESLVHFSLSLPEPAAAGFIAAIDDAAQGRAAWQPA; this is translated from the coding sequence ATGCGCTTCACCCTCGCCGCCCCGTCGCACAGCGAACTCCTGACGAGGAAGAGCCGCTTCATCGGCTGCGTGCAGCCGGTGGCCGATCGGGCGGCCGCGCAGGCCGTCGTCGGTGCACTGCGCAGCGCGCATCCCGGCGCGGCCCACGTGTGCTGGGCGCTGATGGCCGGCGGGCAATCGGCCGCCAACGACGACGGCGAGCCCGGCGGCACGGCCGGCCGTCCCATGCTGGAAGTGCTGCGGCACCATGACCTCGAGGGCGTGCTCGCCAGCGTCGTGCGCTACTTCGGCGGGGTCAAGCTCGGTGCCGGTGGACTGGTGCGCGCCTACACCGACAGCATCGCGCAGGCCCTGGCCGGCGCGACGCTGGTGCCGCTGGTGAAGCAGCGCCACCTGCAATGCGCCGTTCCCTATGCGTTCGAGGGCCTCGTGCGCCGCGAGATGGCGACAGCGGGCGCCACGCTGCGCGAGGTGCGCCACGAAAGCCTGGTGCATTTCTCTCTGAGCTTGCCCGAGCCCGCCGCGGCCGGCTTCATCGCTGCGATCGACGATGCTGCGCAAGGGCGCGCCGCCTGGCAGCCGGCGTGA
- a CDS encoding KdsC family phosphatase, translating to MTLAFKAETLLAAQDIRVAFFDVDGVLTDGGVYFSEHGETLKRFSILDGYGLKLLRLAGIAPAVITGRDSKPLRLRLQALGIEHVRYGTEDKLPAAQAILALLGLEWTQAAAIGDDWPDLPVLTRVAFAAAPANAHAEVRAVAHHVTSARGGEGAAREFCDLLLTAGGHYRRLLDIARGPAA from the coding sequence ATGACTCTCGCATTCAAGGCGGAGACCTTGCTCGCCGCCCAGGACATCCGTGTCGCCTTCTTCGATGTCGACGGCGTGCTGACGGATGGCGGGGTCTATTTCAGCGAGCACGGCGAGACCCTCAAGCGCTTCAGCATCCTTGACGGCTATGGCCTCAAGCTGCTGCGCCTGGCGGGCATCGCGCCGGCGGTGATCACGGGCCGGGACTCGAAGCCGCTGCGCCTGCGGCTGCAGGCCTTGGGCATCGAGCATGTGCGCTACGGCACCGAGGACAAGCTGCCGGCCGCGCAGGCCATTCTCGCGCTGCTGGGGCTTGAATGGACGCAGGCCGCCGCCATCGGCGACGATTGGCCGGATCTGCCCGTGCTCACGCGCGTCGCCTTTGCTGCGGCGCCCGCCAACGCGCATGCCGAAGTTCGTGCGGTCGCGCATCATGTGACCTCGGCCCGCGGCGGAGAGGGCGCGGCGCGCGAATTCTGCGATCTGCTGCTCACGGCCGGCGGCCACTACCGCCGCCTGCTGGACATTGCGCGAGGCCCGGCTGCATGA